In Oryzias latipes chromosome 6, ASM223467v1, the sequence ctctgaggtaaattttatcccacacattaaaaatgtcgttaagacaggattttatcatcttaaaaacattgccagagtccgcccgttcctctctcttgccagcacagaagtgctaatgcatgcttttattttcagtcgtttagattactgtaatgccctgctctctggtttacccaaaaagtctatttcaaatctacaactattgcagaactcagcagcacgagttctgacgagaaccagagggcgggaacacattacaccgattttaaaatcgctgcattggctccctgtgcgttttaggattgattttaaaattcttttaatggtttataagtgtttttatggtcttgggccttcttatttgaatgatattcttttaaaatatgagccctcgcggaccttgaggtcttccggtgctggcctcttagttgttcctaaagtgaggaccaaaacttatggtgaggcttcgttctgccattacggtcctcgcctgtggaacggcctgccagagggcctcagggccgcagagactgtagaggtttttaagaagaggctcaagacccacctttatAATTTAGCTttcagttgattttaactgctaaattattctattagttttaatatAGGCTATATTCTATACtatacttcatttcattttatgcatcttattctcagttttttattttattttatttatttatttatttatttattttttaataaatcttataattttagtatcttattgtgattttagccccagtgtttcttgtgggagtcttttctgccagggttgCCGGCTTGCCCGGTGGCTGTTGTTGGAgttcttgcccttgctggggcggctggggtttaattttgcagcctcacggctgtgaagtggaccctggtgttgtcccggtctgggttggCGCTGTGGCCATGCTCCCGTGggcgggctggctcctggtatgaagagattcccaaatgccgtttcctcacagcagagccaagccttgtttgtttgtttgtttgcttgcttttttatttatttattcatttatttatttattcatttatttatttatttatttatttattttaacttgtattGGTAGTCAACATTCATTGTCGTGGGTCATGTGCTTTAATGGAgaggagtgggaagggtgtagggtgggttgggtttttactgtaatgttgtgtgttttttgtttttaatgttaaagcgcttcgagctgcacgaAATGCATgataagcgctattttataaataaagtttgattgattgattgatttaaaataaacaaatctgatctctaaacatcctccgtgtcttcaatgcaatgtaatgagacacacacagacagaaatgggaAGGTCTTAAAGCATCAGAATTTcaaattggaaaaataccagaaatcgTTACTGAGGGTCCAAATTAAAGGTGTGCTGAACAATtctgtatactttaatttgtttacaataATTTATatacaagaagagtgttctatccatgcATATAGCAGAAATCTTCTCTGAAGGACAAATATCTTCTTGTGTTTATCATGTATGCTGttacctgctgttggatgaatggtgaaatatttagttctttcattgtaaatctgactccagaggagttggtgcctcaccagccatcaacctcaacGCACGTCACTGATGtacaaacataaataatgtttggtttgatttgatttggaatACACTGGATTTACTAAAAAAACCTCAGGGATGAAAATCCTCCCAATCTCAGAAAACTTAGAATTaacgaaggaaaaaaaactgcagcttcaAACCACGTCTTCTCATGTTGTgcaacaacttcctgtttgcaCTCAGTGACCACACTCAAGCAAAaagtagcacacacacacaagtgaaACAGAGAAGCCCGAGCCTTTTATTCTGTGGAGCATCTGTGTCACACGCTGGAGGTTTCACCTGAAGAGCACGCACGAGAAGTCGCACAGTTATTAACCCCACAAACCCCACCTCAGTCAGAGTTTTGGACATTCAGTGCAGTTTAAACCCAACCAGACCTAAATGGCGACAAATGTTTGAGAAGAACCCCCCCTACTGAGTGGGAGGGCAACTGCACTGAAGAACCTGGGGTCAAACAAAGCTGAAGTAACTGCAGGGATCATTTCAGCAACAAACAACTTTTAGTTAGAGctaagaaaatgtgcaaaaagtttGCAAACAAAGGAACGTTTGTGTATGACAGGCAGGTGAAGTAATGCAAACCCTCACGAGTTTACTGCTTCGGGACAATCAGCCTAAGAAATAAAAGCCCCCACCATTCAGCAAAACAGATGAAGCTGTGGAGCTCCTTGACATTTTGCATCGCTGGGAGGCTGGAATGACAGCAGTTTAGCACCGACCGTGTGGACCTCAATGATTTTCTGCAtttaagacagaaagaaaaaacaaaacccttcacttttcctctttttgctcCTGGATTATGTCTTTTTCTGCCACGGACAAACTGGCATTGAACTGTTCACTTCGGAGCCCTGGAcatgactttaaaaagtaataaattgtTCCCTTCAAATTAAGCATTTGTGGGCACATATTAACACTTATTagcatttttgtgcacaaaatagTAATTTGCTATTTTCGTTTCCTACTTAAATGCTCATTTGAgtccacaaaatactaatttgtgtccACAAAATCCTCATTCAGGGCCAGAAGTTATTAATTTGAGGGAtccttattttttaattccatGTTCAGGTCTCTGAAGTTTACAAGAGTGTTTTCTAAATGCAACACTTGTTGTGTGATTAATCCATCAAAGTATGCAGTGAACGTTTTTACAGATTCCTTGATTCCCACAGAACAAATCAAACGGATGATGATGCTTTCCTTTACAGTACGTGCTATTTTCCACAGTGAAGATCACGTTCTTCTAAAACCAACAAGAAAgggagaaacaaaacatttcatttcaatAGCCGACAcattaggaaaataaaaaaaagcattttaaagttcTAAGAATTAAGAcgcaataaattaaaaatataaaaatttcaATTGCCTCATTATTTGAcaaaattaaatcatttttgatttaaacaaTCATTTAAGAACACTTTTTTCAACCCTTTGATAAAACTGACTTCTGAGCTTTTGCATgtatcaggattttttttttgggtaccTAAACTTTTGGGACATTTTTATCTTGGAGCGTTTTGTTGAAGACGGAAAGTCATGTTTATGTTCAGACATAAATGATGCTGTTCCTGCAGCATTCATCCACTGAAGCTGTGCCCCGTAACATGAATGAATCCCTGTGGCAGCAGATTTCCTCTGAAGCACTGGAAAGTTAGAGAGCGTCTCTGTTTATTTGTGACGTCAAAACCTTTTTCCTGGGTTCTACCCAAAGATAACTGGAGGGAGGGTCACCAAATCCAGCTGTCCAAGTGCTGAACACAGTAGCAGGACTGCTCCAGGAGGGCTTTCAGCTCCCTGTAGCTCTGCTCTCTCCATGTAGGCAGAAGCCTCTCGTTGTTGAGGGCCTGAAGCTTTGGCGTCCCCTCCCGGAGGACCTGGTACAGGCAGGGCCAGCGGCTCTGGATCTGCAACCTGGTCCTCTTGTCCAGAGTGATGCCACGCACGATCTTCTTAGCCCGGAACTCCCGCAAAGCTGGCAGGTTCAAGCAGGAGAAGACCAAGCCCCGGCTGGGTGAGACATCCAGGAACTCCAGAGACTGAGACTCCAGGGTGTAGGAGATGCCGGGGTTCCTCAGCGGCACCAGGATGTGTAACGTCAGAGACTTCAGGTTAGGCAGGGATTTGGTCAGCGCCTGCAGCGTGGAGGGAGTCACTCCTTTAAGGACCCAGAAGTATTTGAGCTCCAGGACGCGAAGCTGACGGAACTGCATGAGCATGCTGACCGACACTTCCGACCAGTCAAAATGGAGACGCATCTTGGAAATTCTGGGACAACTTTGGGTGAGCTTGCGCAGAAGTTCCTGGAAGCTGGCGACCTGTCAAATCAAAGACAAGAGTCCTTATTGATCTTTGGAGGTTTTCTGGATCTTTTTGtgatctttaaagtcccactctgaacatattttgatctatttttcccagtggtcctttcaTTATATTGACActgttttgagccaaaatctaaaaacctgtgccgctttctaggacatagtttctgcagagcggcaggagttcattagaaattgaccTCTGATTGTTGACGTGGACAAACCCTGCCCCCTGACAGCGAATGCCTCAGaattggagtggagcagggagactttttaaaacaagctttttcaaacagccttttttcgtttgctcttgattcacaaatagaagaaatactcagaaatgcagttttaatctctGGTCACTGGATCACCGGCTTCAAATGTGCTCAGTTATCTTCTCAACGTTGGGGTTCTCCACccgtccatccattttcaggACCACTCTTTATCGGTGACGGGGTTGCAGAAGCCTATCTCAggtactgttgggtgaaggcgggctacaccctgaacaggtcagcagtctgtcacagagccacacacacacacacacatacgcctAGGGGCCATTTAGAGTCActaatgaacctatgaagcatgtttttggactgaacTGGAGAAAAGTAACTGGTACAAAAATGTTCAAGTCATTTTGGAGCGTATtcccagccagcaaggccaagtgggccccCAGATGGTTaaaaagtgggcagaaaatgtgggccccAGATGGGTTTCTCTgcagtttccatggtggccccacctgtgtttCCCCACATTGGCTTAAGAGGGCACTAAGTGCTGTCCACTGCTGCTGTGGAGGAATGCTAGGCCCCCTGGTGAACAGCTCAGTTGTCCACCGAGCAGCTGGCTAGCGTAGTGAGCCAGCCCACTTAGTGCCCTCTTAagccaatgtgggcaaacacaggtggggccaccatggaaactgcAGACAAACCCATCTGGGGTCCACTTGGCCTTGCTAGCTGGGATTTTCTCCCTTTTATGGTTTATTAAACCggctttattttcattcaaaacggtgagaaaagcttggaaaagGTTGTGCTGGAGACTTGAACAGTCGGGCTGACATTACTGCTGTGGCTGTGAAACACAGGAATCTGTTCACCGTCTGCTTTGGGGAAATTCTCTCAGCCCTTTAGTTCTCCATGGCAGGTAAACCTGCTGCTGTGGAGGGGCAGGAAGTAACTCCCTTCACACCCGGGGTTACAAGTGTGACGTCAAAATGTGCACTGGTCATATCTCCATAGAACTGAAGGTAATGGTTGCTCACTGTAGGTGACTGAAGGCAGAAGAAGTTTTGTTGGCGTTTTTACTGACATTTcccttcaaaattaaaaaacatgcaCAGTTAAAAAACTCTTGACTGAATCTTATGTCTGCTCCAAAGATTTACCTGATCCTTCTTGGTGATGTTCTCCTGGTGTGAACTGGACTTGGAGTGGACCCTGAGGTCCAGTGGCTCCAGCAGAGTGAAGGTCCAGTTCAGGTCCAGGTGACTGAGGTTTCTGCAGTGCACGTTGTCCAGCAGGTGGCTCAGCAGATCGCTCCACTTGTGGTAGCGATCCCCGAGGTCGAAGCTGGCTTTCAGAGTGAGCAGACTCGCCCGCCGGGAGATCAGGTGGTGGGTGTAATGGTGTACCCACGACTTCCACCTCTCAAACTCACGGTTGGAAACCAGCAGCCCCTCCTGACCCAGGTGGAAGACGCCGCGGCGGGAAAAGTCGGCCACTCTCCACAGCTTCCAGGAGCGGACCAGGCGGCTCCAGCTGAGGCAGACCAGAGCGCAGCTGCATTTGTCCACATCGCTCAGGAAGGACAGGATGTGCAGCTGGCACTCCACCGGCAGGAGGTTGAAGGGGAAGCATTCGTCCGCAGCTTTCCGCCGGCTGCTCACGGGGACCAGAGGTCGTTTCCGTGGAGACATGATGACCAATCACACTTCGCCTGAGGATGTCAGAATCTCCACCGGCTGGTCTTGTGGTCTGGCTTTGCCATAAACATTTCTGGCCAGCCAAACAG encodes:
- the LOC101160391 gene encoding uncharacterized protein LOC101160391, whose product is MSPRKRPLVPVSSRRKAADECFPFNLLPVECQLHILSFLSDVDKCSCALVCLSWSRLVRSWKLWRVADFSRRGVFHLGQEGLLVSNREFERWKSWVHHYTHHLISRRASLLTLKASFDLGDRYHKWSDLLSHLLDNVHCRNLSHLDLNWTFTLLEPLDLRVHSKSSSHQENITKKDQVASFQELLRKLTQSCPRISKMRLHFDWSEVSVSMLMQFRQLRVLELKYFWVLKGVTPSTLQALTKSLPNLKSLTLHILVPLRNPGISYTLESQSLEFLDVSPSRGLVFSCLNLPALREFRAKKIVRGITLDKRTRLQIQSRWPCLYQVLREGTPKLQALNNERLLPTWREQSYRELKALLEQSCYCVQHLDSWIW